From Cygnus atratus isolate AKBS03 ecotype Queensland, Australia chromosome 1, CAtr_DNAZoo_HiC_assembly, whole genome shotgun sequence, the proteins below share one genomic window:
- the FILIP1L gene encoding filamin A-interacting protein 1-like, translating to MVVDEQQRLTEQLNQQSQKIQELTTSADQAHEKLAFAEAKVQEEERRASRLEAELQAQSSKVSQDQEAMMAKLTNEDSQNRQLRLKLTALSRQIDELEETNKSLRKAEDELQDLRDKINKGEYGNSTLMSEVEELRKRLLEMEGKDEELIKMEDQCRELNKKLEKEASQSKNLKGEVDKLNKRIMELEKLEDAFNKSKQECYSLKCNLEREKMLTKQLSLELDGLKARVGELEAIESKLEKTEFTLKEDLTKLKTLTVMLVDERKTMGEKIKQTEEKLQAATSQLQVEQNKVMSVTEKLIEESKKALKSKSDAEEKVSSVTKERDELKNKLKAEEEKGSDLASKVNILRKRLQSLEAVEKEFLKNKLKESTKSSTSLQQENNKIKELSQEVERLKQKLKEMKAIEDDLMKTEDEFESLERRYVNERDRAKLLSEELEAVKMEVARYKLTEKAESNQEQRLFKKLREEEAKSSHLSREVDALKEKIHEYMATEDLICHLRGDHTVLQKKLTQQENKNRELAREMESLTKELEKYRRFSKTPRPSLNGRRISDLQVFSKEVQTDPADNEPPDYKTLMPLERAVINGQLYEDSDNEDNDNNEEEQSVSFKSNSSIANAVNKKLWIPWMKSKDNHPQNGKIHKKQNGNCAQTGDLVLSHTPGQPLHIKVTPDHGQNTATLEITSPTTESPHSYTSTAVIPNCGTTKQRITIIQNASLTPVKSKTAEGYMSPEQAISPITMAAFARSQTPDSCGSLTPERTMSPLALPGSSSQEQMLSEPLEMGAKHAVFRVSPDRQSSWQFQRSNSTGSSVITTEDNKIHIHLGSPYVQALASSKPVSPCTPVQDNRTPALANGIPSKPTNKITSSITITPTATPLPRQSQITITDAFRQSIPTRIPKPKPTSTTKLPVKIPTGHLNKPLQDSSSGKLHIIRTVSKTCLQSGGRRVHSNSLNGSSDNLWESSFHIGLSLRTAKS from the exons ATGGTGGTAGATGAACAACAAAGACTCACCGAGCAGCTGAATCAACAAAGTCAAAAAATTCAAGAGTTAACCACTTCTGCCGACCAAGCACATGAGAAACTCGCTTTTGCTGAAGCAAAAGTTCAAGAAGAAGAACggagagccagcaggctggaggcTGAGCTGCAAGCCCAAAGCAGTAAGGTTTCCCAAGATCAAGAAGCAATGATGGCCAAATTAACCAATGAAGACAGCCAGAATCGTCAGCTCCGGTTAAAACTGACTGCTCTCAGCCGACAAATCGATGAGCTAGAGGAGACCAATAAATCtttaaggaaagcagaagatgaaCTGCAAGACCTAAGGGATAAGATAAATAAGGGAGAGTATGGGAACTCGACACTTATGTCCGAAGTCGAAGAATTACGGAAGCGACTGCTggagatggaaggaaaagatgaagagcTCATAAAAATGGAAGATCAGTGCAGAGAacttaataaaaaattagaaaaagaagcGTCACAGAGCAAGAACCTTAAAGGGGAAGTTGACAAACTCAACAAAAGAATTATGGAGCTGGAGAAGTTAGAGGATGctttcaacaaaagcaaacaggaatGCTACTCCCTGAAATGCAacctagaaagagaaaaaatgttaacaaagcAGTTGTCCCTTGAACTGGATGGCTTAAAAGCTAGAGTTGGAGAGCTTGAAGCAATTGAAAGCAAGTTAGAAAAAACCGAGTTCACGCTTAAAGAAGATTTAACAAAGCTGAAGACTCTAACAGTGATGCTTgtggatgaaagaaaaactatgggtgaaaaaataaagcaaacagaagagaagctgcAAGCTGCAACTTCTCAGCTTCAGGTGGAACAAAATAAGGTGATGTCCGTTACAGAAAAACTTATTGAGGAAAGTAAAAAGGCACTGAAGTCAAAATCtgatgcagaggaaaaagtatCCAGtgtaacaaaagaaagagatgaattgaaaaacaaactgaaagcagaagaggagaaaggaagcgATCTTGCTTCCAAAGTAAATATTCTAAGAAAGAGACTTCAGTCACTGGAAGCTGTCGAGaaagaatttcttaaaaataagcttAAGGAGAGTACTAAATCGAGCACTTCCTTGCAGCAGgagaacaacaaaatcaaagagCTTTCTCAAGAAGTTGAGAGGCTTaagcaaaagctgaaagaaatgaaggcCATAGAAGATGATCTTATGAAAACTGAAGATGAATTTGAGTCTCTAGAAAGAAGATATGTCAATGAACGTGACAGAGCCAAGCTCCTGTCcgaggagctggaggctgtcAAAATGGAAGTGGCTAGGTATAAATTAACAGAGAAGGCCGAGTCCAATCAAGAGCAGCGTCTTTTTAAGAAGCTCAGAGAAGAAGAAGCTAAATCAAGTCACCTTTCCAGAGAAGTAGAtgcactgaaagagaaaatccaTGAGTACATGGCAACAGAAGACCTAATCTGTCACCTCCGAGGTGATCATACAGTCTTACAGAAGAAACTCACCcagcaggaaaataagaatAGGGAGTTAGCAAGAGAAATGGAAAGTCTCACAAAAGAATTAGAGAAGTACAGACGCTTCAGTAAGACCCCCAGACCCAGTCTCAATGGAAGAAGAATCTCTGACTTGCAAGTTTTTTCTAAGGAAGTCCAGACAGATCCAGCAGACAATGAGCCACCCGACTACAAAACCCTCATGCCTTTAGAGCGAGCAGTGATAAATGGACAGCTGTATGAAGACAGTGATAATGAGGACAATGACAACAATGAGGAAGAACAATCGGTGTCTTTCAAAAGCAACTCATCCATTGCGAATGCCGTGAACAAGAAGTTATGGATCCCTTGGATGAAGTCCAAAGACAACCATCCTCAGAACGGAAAGAtccataaaaagcaaaatggaaactgTGCACAGACGGGAGACCTAGTGCTAAGCCATACCCCTGGCCAACCTCTTCACATAAAGGTAACTCCAGACCACGGACAGAACACAGCAACACTCGAAATAACAAGTCCTACCACTGAAAGTCCTCACTCCTACACAAGCACAGCCGTTATACCCAACTGTGGCACTACCAAGCAAAGAATAACCATTATTCAAAACGCCTCCTTAACACCTGTAAAAtcaaaaacagcagaaggtTACATGAGCCCAGAGCAAGCCATTTCTCCCATTACCATGGCTGCTTTTGCAAGATCTCAAACGCCTGATTCATGTGGTTCTTTAACTCCTGAAAGAACAATGTCCCCTTTGGCTTTACCAGGCTCAAGTTCTCAGGAACAAATGCTCTCCGAGCCTTTGGAAATGGGAGCCAAGCACGCCGTTTTTAGAGTATCCCCAGACAGGCAGTCGTCATGGCAGTTTCAGAGATCTAACAGTACGGGATCAAGTGTAATAACTACTGAGGATAACAAAATCCACATCCACTTAGGAAGTCCTTACGTCCAAGCTCTCGCCAGCTCCAAGCCCGTCAGCCCTTGTACCCCAGTGCAAGATAACAGAACTCCAGCACTAGCTAACGGGATACCCAGTAAGCCCACCAATAAAATCACCAGCAGTATTACTATCACACCAACAGCCACTCCTCTCCCACGGCAATCACAAATTACA ATCACTGATGCATTCCGTCAATCAATTCCGACTCGAATCCCCAAACCAAAGCCTACGAGCACAACTAAACTACCTGTCAAAATTCCCACTGGACATCTCAACAAACCACTCCAAGACAGCAGTTCTGGAAAGCTACATATTATAAGGACTGTGTCTAAAACCTGCCTTCAAAGTGGAGGGAGAAG AGTGCATTCCAACAGTCTAAATGGCTCATCTGATAATTTGTGGGAAAGTTCCTTTCACATAGGTCTTTCTTTAAGAACTGCCAAATCCTAA